The proteins below are encoded in one region of Rhodospirillaceae bacterium:
- the moaD gene encoding molybdopterin converting factor subunit 1, which yields MKIVYFAWLREKVGLAEEEVTPPENVRDIDALLEWLKGRSDGHGAALADLRMVRVAINQSYAAGNHPVGPKDEVALFPPVTGG from the coding sequence ATGAAAATTGTCTATTTCGCCTGGCTGCGGGAAAAAGTGGGCCTGGCCGAAGAAGAGGTGACGCCGCCGGAAAACGTGCGCGACATCGACGCCCTGCTGGAATGGCTGAAGGGGCGAAGCGACGGCCATGGTGCCGCCCTCGCCGACCTTAGAATGGTGCGCGTTGCCATCAATCAGAGTTACGCCGCCGGCAACCACCCGGTCGGCCCGAAGGATGAAGTCGCGCTTTTCCCACCGGTCACCGGAGGCTAG
- a CDS encoding molybdenum cofactor biosynthesis protein MoaE: MIRVQRQRFDVNVEIEKLTAGNPKIGGVATFIGFVRNESQGEAVTAMTLEHYPGMTKKTLEKIEAEANRRWPLEGSLIVHRYGKLELGEAIVLVATASAHRQAAFESCQFLMDWLKTQAPFWKQEETVAGKRWVEACNTDTAAAKNWKKKDP; this comes from the coding sequence ATGATCCGCGTGCAGCGGCAACGCTTTGACGTCAACGTCGAGATCGAAAAACTGACGGCCGGAAATCCGAAAATCGGTGGCGTGGCCACCTTCATCGGCTTCGTCCGCAACGAAAGCCAGGGCGAGGCGGTGACGGCCATGACCCTCGAACATTATCCCGGCATGACCAAAAAGACGCTTGAGAAAATCGAAGCGGAAGCCAACCGCCGCTGGCCCCTGGAGGGCAGCCTGATTGTCCACCGTTACGGGAAGCTTGAACTTGGTGAGGCGATCGTGCTGGTGGCAACGGCGTCGGCCCACCGCCAGGCGGCGTTCGAAAGCTGCCAGTTTCTGATGGACTGGCTAAAGACCCAGGCACCCTTCTGGAAACAGGAGGAAACGGTGGCGGGCAAACGCTGGGTCGAGGCGTGCAATACGGACACAGCTGCGGCGAAAAACTGGAAAAAGAAAGACCCGTAA
- a CDS encoding branched-chain amino acid aminotransferase (catalyzes the transamination of the branched-chain amino acids to their respective alpha-keto acids) has product MSVLPFDDRDGVIWYDGSMVPWREAQLHVLSHGLHYASCVFEGERAYGGHIFKLTEHTERLFASGRTLGFDLPYTIDAIDAACREVIEALEISDGYIRPVAWRGSEMMGVAAQETKIHVAVAAWPWPSYFSKEARLKGLRLKISEWARPAPNTAPTQTKATGLYMICTLSKHNAEQEGYDDALMLDWRGRVAEATGANIFFIKDGVLHTPSPDCFLNGITRRTVIELARQRNIVTVERAIQPEEMATFEEAFLTGTAAEVTPIREIGEFRFSVGEMTRNLMEDYDRLVRNGTD; this is encoded by the coding sequence ATGTCGGTGTTGCCCTTCGATGATCGCGATGGGGTCATTTGGTACGATGGTTCCATGGTTCCATGGCGCGAGGCGCAGCTTCATGTGCTCAGCCATGGCCTGCATTATGCGAGCTGCGTGTTTGAAGGCGAACGTGCCTATGGCGGCCATATCTTCAAATTGACGGAGCATACGGAGCGGCTGTTCGCTTCCGGCAGAACCCTTGGTTTCGACCTTCCCTATACAATTGACGCCATCGATGCCGCCTGCCGCGAGGTGATCGAAGCGCTTGAAATTTCGGACGGCTATATTCGTCCGGTCGCCTGGCGGGGAAGCGAGATGATGGGCGTTGCCGCCCAGGAAACCAAGATCCACGTTGCCGTCGCCGCCTGGCCCTGGCCGTCCTATTTTTCGAAGGAGGCGCGCCTCAAAGGCTTGCGGCTGAAAATTTCAGAATGGGCCCGTCCAGCGCCGAACACGGCACCGACCCAGACAAAGGCTACCGGCCTTTACATGATTTGTACGCTTTCAAAGCACAACGCCGAGCAGGAAGGCTATGACGACGCGCTTATGCTTGATTGGCGGGGGCGGGTTGCGGAAGCGACGGGGGCAAACATTTTCTTCATCAAGGACGGCGTGCTTCATACGCCATCGCCGGATTGTTTCCTGAACGGTATTACGCGGCGAACGGTTATTGAGCTGGCGCGTCAGCGCAACATTGTGACCGTTGAGCGGGCCATCCAGCCGGAAGAAATGGCGACCTTCGAAGAGGCCTTTCTCACCGGCACGGCGGCCGAGGTCACGCCGATCCGCGAGATTGGCGAGTTTCGCTTTTCCGTGGGCGAGATGACCCGCAATTTGATGGAAGATTACGACCGTCTTGTGCGCAACGGCACTGATTAG
- a CDS encoding MarR family transcriptional regulator, which yields MTDVKSGVNPLFLREEELRQGMELLFYAYRDFTAEPDAILAKNKLGRAHHRVIYFVGRYPMISVSELLDILRITKQSLSRVLSELVRQGFITPQPGQRDRRQRLLQLTTKGAELERKLSESQRRRVARAYRAAGAEAVEGYRKVLAGIIDEETKTKPRRNRNPGT from the coding sequence ATGACTGACGTAAAATCCGGCGTGAACCCACTGTTTCTGCGCGAAGAGGAGCTGCGCCAGGGCATGGAGCTTTTGTTCTACGCCTACCGTGATTTTACGGCCGAACCCGACGCAATCCTTGCAAAAAACAAACTTGGCCGGGCCCATCACCGGGTTATTTATTTCGTCGGACGCTATCCCATGATCAGCGTCAGCGAGCTGCTGGACATTCTTCGCATCACGAAGCAAAGCCTGTCGCGCGTCCTCAGCGAACTTGTTCGCCAGGGCTTCATCACCCCACAACCCGGACAGCGGGACCGTCGCCAACGCTTGCTACAACTCACCACAAAAGGGGCCGAGCTTGAACGCAAGCTCTCTGAATCCCAGCGCCGGCGCGTCGCGCGTGCCTATCGCGCCGCCGGTGCCGAGGCCGTCGAGGGATACCGCAAGGTTCTCGCCGGCATCATCGACGAGGAAACCAAGACAAAACCCCGACGCAACCGCAACCCCGGAACCTGA
- a CDS encoding DNA-binding response regulator: MDCTHILVVDDDTRLRDLLKKYLSENGFRVTTAQDAKDARDKLQSLAFDLIVLDVMMPGESGIDFTHALRQDSNIPILLLTAMGEANDRIKGLEVGADDYLPKPFEPRELVLRIQTILRRSQVDGDVVTEIFLGDFSFNLAREELRKNGELVRLTSTEARLLSVLAQNPGRALSREELVEKSCVDGGTRTVDVQVTRLRRKIEPDPKLPRYLQTIRGQGYVLWPDR, translated from the coding sequence ATGGACTGCACGCATATTCTGGTTGTCGATGACGACACACGACTGCGCGACCTGTTGAAAAAATACCTCTCGGAAAATGGCTTTCGGGTAACGACGGCGCAGGATGCCAAAGACGCACGCGACAAGCTTCAAAGCCTGGCGTTCGATCTGATCGTGCTCGACGTCATGATGCCGGGCGAAAGCGGCATTGATTTCACCCATGCGCTTCGTCAAGACAGCAACATCCCCATTCTGCTTTTAACGGCAATGGGGGAAGCGAACGACCGCATCAAAGGGCTGGAGGTCGGCGCCGACGACTATTTGCCAAAACCGTTTGAGCCGAGGGAACTCGTGCTGCGCATTCAAACCATCCTTCGCCGGTCGCAAGTGGACGGAGACGTGGTGACGGAAATTTTCCTTGGGGATTTTTCCTTCAACCTTGCGCGCGAGGAATTGCGAAAAAATGGCGAGTTGGTGCGCCTGACAAGCACCGAGGCGCGCCTGCTTTCCGTCCTGGCACAAAACCCAGGAAGAGCCCTAAGCCGGGAAGAGCTTGTCGAAAAAAGCTGCGTTGACGGAGGGACCCGCACTGTCGATGTACAGGTGACGCGGCTTCGCCGTAAAATCGAACCGGACCCAAAACTGCCCCGCTATCTGCAAACCATTCGCGGACAGGGCTATGTGTTGTGGCCGGACCGCTAG
- a CDS encoding two-component sensor histidine kinase, whose product MIKRFLPQTLLGRSLMIIVMPLILLQVVSAYIFYERHWYTITRHLASSLAGEIGVIIHLMETGAALPPQKARLDPVLKLLEIRTELRKGETLPAALPDPFFSSLDVTLRRELAVHLPYPFQIDTQSYDREVLINVKMPEGVLRIVVSRKRLFSSTTYIFILWMVGVSLVLFAIATLFMRNQVRPLRRLAISADRFGRGLDVPDFKQAGALEVRQAASAFTLMRERIQRQISQRTEMLAGVSHDLRTPLTRIKLQLALMTDHPDIANIQTDINDMETMLEGYLAFARGEGGENAVAVNLGALLDEVVASARREGAAIDLHVEGDMVLPLRRDAFKRALVNLLSNSQRHAEHISVRAGRRNDGVVITIDDDGPGIPPDKREEVFRPFYRLDTSRNRETGGVGLGLAISRDVIRGHGGNIALDASPLGGLRVRIRLPL is encoded by the coding sequence ATGATTAAACGCTTCCTGCCGCAAACGCTTCTCGGGCGTTCCCTGATGATCATCGTGATGCCGCTGATCCTGCTGCAGGTCGTCTCAGCCTATATTTTCTACGAACGCCACTGGTATACCATCACCCGCCACCTTGCCAGCAGCCTGGCCGGCGAGATCGGCGTCATCATCCATTTGATGGAAACCGGCGCGGCCTTGCCGCCGCAAAAAGCGCGTCTTGATCCGGTCCTGAAACTGCTCGAAATTCGCACCGAATTACGAAAAGGCGAAACGCTTCCTGCGGCGCTGCCAGACCCGTTTTTCAGCTCTCTCGACGTGACGCTTCGGCGTGAGCTTGCGGTACATCTTCCGTATCCCTTTCAGATCGACACGCAAAGCTACGACCGGGAAGTCCTGATAAATGTGAAGATGCCGGAAGGCGTGTTGCGCATTGTTGTGTCACGCAAGCGATTGTTCAGTTCAACCACCTATATCTTCATCCTGTGGATGGTCGGGGTTTCCCTTGTCCTGTTTGCAATCGCAACCCTTTTCATGCGCAACCAGGTGCGTCCGCTTCGCCGTCTTGCTATTTCCGCCGACCGCTTCGGGCGGGGGCTCGACGTGCCCGATTTCAAGCAGGCGGGGGCGCTGGAAGTGCGTCAGGCCGCCAGCGCCTTCACCCTCATGCGGGAACGAATCCAGCGCCAGATTTCCCAGCGGACGGAGATGCTGGCCGGCGTTTCCCATGATCTGAGAACGCCGCTGACGCGGATCAAATTGCAACTGGCCCTCATGACGGACCATCCGGACATCGCCAATATCCAAACCGACATCAACGACATGGAAACCATGCTGGAAGGCTACCTTGCTTTTGCCCGTGGCGAGGGCGGCGAAAACGCCGTGGCGGTCAATCTTGGCGCCTTGCTTGACGAGGTTGTGGCGAGCGCGCGCCGGGAGGGGGCCGCGATTGATCTGCACGTCGAAGGCGACATGGTCTTGCCGTTGCGGCGCGACGCGTTCAAGCGCGCCCTTGTCAATCTTCTCTCCAACAGCCAGCGCCATGCCGAGCATATTTCCGTTCGCGCAGGCAGACGCAACGATGGCGTCGTCATTACGATTGATGACGATGGCCCCGGCATCCCCCCCGACAAACGCGAAGAAGTCTTTCGCCCTTTTTACCGACTGGACACGTCGCGCAATCGCGAGACCGGCGGCGTTGGGCTTGGGCTGGCCATCAGCCGCGATGTCATCCGTGGACATGGTGGCAATATTGCGCTCGACGCCTCCCCCCTCGGCGGCTTGCGCGTACGGATCCGGCTGCCGCTCTAG
- a CDS encoding pyrroline-5-carboxylate reductase, translating into MEGSVLLIGCGKMGGAMLGGLLEGGLAREQVIVVEPMPKALEARYGGGLRVLSSIGTLEDSLRPAVVVVAVKPQAIETVLSDCRRFVGPDTVFLSIIAGKRIALFEEKLGPAAIVRAMPNTPAAIGQGMSVACANASVTHAQRALCQTLLEAVGDMDWVEDEALLDAVTAVSGSGPAYVFLFAECLAKAGIKAGLPADLAWRLARATLSGSGALLQRSDDAPDVLRQNVTSPGGTTAAALDVLMAAGGLQALLDRAVAAATVRSRDLGG; encoded by the coding sequence GTGGAAGGATCCGTTCTTCTCATTGGCTGTGGAAAGATGGGCGGCGCCATGCTGGGCGGCTTGCTCGAAGGCGGCCTGGCGCGCGAACAGGTCATCGTTGTTGAGCCAATGCCCAAGGCCCTTGAGGCTCGTTATGGCGGCGGGCTTCGCGTCCTTTCTTCAATTGGAACCTTGGAAGACAGCTTGCGGCCGGCGGTTGTCGTTGTGGCCGTCAAGCCTCAGGCGATCGAAACGGTCCTTTCTGACTGTCGCCGCTTTGTCGGGCCCGACACCGTTTTTCTTTCCATTATAGCTGGCAAACGCATCGCCCTTTTCGAGGAAAAACTGGGGCCGGCGGCCATCGTGCGCGCCATGCCGAACACGCCGGCGGCCATTGGCCAGGGCATGTCGGTCGCCTGTGCGAACGCTTCCGTCACGCACGCCCAGCGTGCCCTTTGCCAGACATTGCTTGAGGCGGTCGGTGATATGGACTGGGTCGAGGACGAAGCGTTGCTGGATGCCGTGACGGCGGTTTCCGGCAGCGGCCCGGCTTATGTCTTTCTGTTTGCGGAATGTCTGGCAAAGGCAGGGATCAAGGCCGGGTTGCCGGCCGATCTGGCATGGCGGCTTGCGCGCGCGACGCTCAGCGGCAGCGGTGCCTTGTTGCAGCGCTCGGACGACGCGCCCGATGTCCTTCGCCAAAACGTCACCAGCCCCGGTGGCACGACTGCGGCGGCCCTGGACGTGCTGATGGCGGCGGGCGGGTTGCAGGCGCTTCTGGATCGCGCGGTCGCGGCGGCAACGGTCCGCTCCCGGGATCTCGGCGGCTGA
- a CDS encoding pyrroline-5-carboxylate reductase, translating into MSFKNRSFDDLARVAGGALGALGAFKQEIRDLVRQQIDRLLADQNLVPREEFEAVKAMAARARSEQAALEKRVLALEGASDKAKPKAKAKPQKKKV; encoded by the coding sequence ATGAGTTTTAAAAACCGTTCTTTTGACGATCTTGCCCGTGTTGCCGGCGGGGCTCTGGGCGCGCTTGGTGCGTTCAAACAGGAAATACGCGATCTGGTGCGTCAGCAGATCGACCGTCTGTTGGCCGACCAGAACCTGGTTCCCCGTGAGGAGTTCGAGGCGGTAAAGGCGATGGCGGCGCGTGCGCGAAGCGAACAGGCCGCCCTGGAAAAACGTGTCCTTGCCCTTGAAGGGGCATCTGACAAAGCGAAGCCAAAAGCGAAAGCCAAGCCCCAAAAGAAGAAGGTATAA
- the rfaD gene encoding ADP-glyceromanno-heptose 6-epimerase, with product MILVTGGAGFIGSNLLAGLEACGQKALAVCDRLNDGEKWQNLAKRDHLETVHPEDLFTFLESHRGNIEAIFHLGAISDTTVLDKERLLETNFRLSVALWEHCIKEGIRFFYASSAATYGDGSQGFDDDGSPEALAKLQPLNPYGWSKHLFDQHVAKITHARGPTPPQWAGLKFFNVYGPNEGHKGAQKSVIAQIFPDAKAGRPVRLFRSHNPDYGDGGQLRDFIWVGDSVAVMLWLYDHPETNGLFNLGSGKARSFLDLAHAIFQALNMEPNIKFIDTPEAIRARYQYFTQAEMSRLRQAGCDLPFCSLEEGVARYVRDYLNTADPYI from the coding sequence ATGATTTTGGTGACCGGCGGCGCTGGTTTTATCGGCTCGAATCTGTTGGCTGGCCTTGAGGCCTGCGGTCAGAAAGCATTGGCCGTCTGCGACCGCCTGAACGATGGCGAAAAATGGCAAAACCTTGCCAAGCGCGACCATCTCGAGACCGTGCACCCGGAAGATCTTTTCACTTTCCTTGAGAGCCACCGTGGCAACATCGAGGCAATTTTCCATCTCGGCGCCATTTCCGATACGACCGTGCTGGACAAAGAACGCCTTCTGGAGACAAATTTTCGGCTCTCCGTCGCCTTATGGGAGCACTGCATCAAGGAAGGCATCCGCTTCTTTTACGCCTCGTCCGCCGCCACGTACGGCGACGGATCGCAAGGCTTTGACGACGACGGATCCCCAGAGGCGCTGGCCAAATTGCAGCCGCTTAACCCGTATGGGTGGAGCAAGCACCTCTTCGATCAACATGTCGCGAAGATCACACACGCGCGCGGCCCCACGCCACCGCAATGGGCAGGGCTTAAATTCTTCAACGTCTATGGGCCGAACGAGGGCCACAAGGGGGCACAGAAAAGCGTCATCGCCCAGATTTTCCCCGATGCGAAAGCCGGGCGGCCGGTGCGGCTTTTCCGGTCCCACAACCCGGACTATGGCGATGGCGGCCAGCTTCGGGATTTTATCTGGGTCGGCGACAGCGTGGCCGTCATGTTGTGGCTGTACGACCATCCGGAAACCAACGGCCTTTTCAACCTTGGTTCCGGCAAGGCCCGAAGTTTTCTCGACCTTGCCCATGCCATCTTTCAGGCCCTTAATATGGAACCGAATATCAAATTTATCGACACGCCGGAAGCGATCCGCGCGCGCTACCAATATTTCACCCAGGCCGAAATGTCGCGCCTTCGCCAGGCCGGATGCGATCTTCCCTTTTGCTCCCTTGAAGAAGGGGTCGCCCGTTACGTCCGCGACTATCTCAACACCGCAGACCCCTATATCTAA
- a CDS encoding prolipoprotein diacylglyceryl transferase: protein MLFALPFPAIDPVLVEFGPFAIRWYALAYVTGLLLGWQYLRALAAQAPMTMTRVQADDLLLWATLGVLLGGRLGYVLIYNPGFYLSHPMEILAVWRGGMAFHGGLAGVFLAVAIFCWRQKLSFLAVSDLVACAAPIGLLLGRTANFINGELYGRATDLPWGVVFPNGGPQPRHPSQLYEAFFEGALLFLILYGVMRFTQARKRPGLLGGLFLCGYGLARFGVEFFRQPDLQIGFIGPGLTMGQLLSLPVLLAGLGLIFLAWKKPSA from the coding sequence ATGCTGTTCGCCCTTCCCTTTCCCGCCATCGACCCCGTCCTTGTTGAATTTGGCCCCTTTGCGATTCGCTGGTATGCGCTTGCCTATGTGACGGGCCTGCTTCTGGGGTGGCAGTATTTGCGCGCCCTGGCGGCACAGGCGCCGATGACGATGACCCGCGTACAAGCCGACGATCTGCTGCTTTGGGCCACCCTCGGCGTCCTTCTCGGCGGCCGCCTCGGCTATGTCCTGATTTACAATCCCGGCTTTTATCTGAGCCATCCGATGGAAATTCTGGCCGTCTGGCGGGGCGGCATGGCGTTCCACGGCGGCCTGGCCGGCGTTTTTCTGGCCGTCGCCATTTTCTGCTGGCGGCAAAAGCTTTCCTTCCTTGCCGTTAGCGATCTGGTTGCCTGCGCAGCCCCCATCGGACTGCTTCTGGGACGCACGGCCAATTTTATCAATGGCGAGCTTTATGGCCGGGCAACGGATTTGCCATGGGGCGTCGTTTTTCCAAATGGCGGCCCGCAGCCGCGCCACCCAAGCCAGCTTTACGAGGCATTTTTTGAGGGCGCGCTGCTGTTTCTTATTCTTTATGGCGTCATGCGTTTTACACAGGCGCGCAAGCGGCCCGGGCTTCTTGGTGGCCTCTTTCTCTGTGGCTATGGCCTGGCGCGTTTCGGTGTCGAGTTTTTTCGCCAGCCGGACCTGCAGATCGGTTTCATCGGACCGGGCCTTACCATGGGCCAACTGCTTTCCCTCCCCGTCCTTCTCGCCGGGCTTGGCCTGATCTTTCTGGCATGGAAAAAACCGTCCGCCTGA
- a CDS encoding methyltransferase, translating into MEKTVRLNALAQLLCRRIERGGPISLAEYMTLALSHREHGYYQHRDPFGTSGDFITAPEISQVFGELLGGWCAVLWEAMGSPPTLRLIEAGPGRGTLMQDALRVACRNPGFQKALRLHLVETSAALRDIQARALAAFQPVFHDHLDDVPEGPTLLLANEFFDALPIRQYERTVDGWRERLVTVLPVTVSPSPGGFCFTLADTVTLPQQIPAQIRDAPTGSIVEISLPALSLAQGLGERVRRCGGAALVLDYGPPVTKSGESFQSVRGHRFHDPFANPGEADLTAHVDFQSLGEAARASGARVPACLPQGVFLERLGIGPRAEQLAQSADATTAAAIHAACHRLIDPKEMGTLFQVLVIAHPDLVAIAGFDAASDSDAKG; encoded by the coding sequence ATGGAAAAAACCGTCCGCCTGAACGCCCTTGCGCAGCTTCTTTGCCGACGCATCGAACGCGGCGGCCCCATCTCGCTTGCCGAATACATGACCCTGGCCTTAAGCCATCGCGAACATGGCTATTACCAGCACCGCGATCCTTTCGGCACGTCCGGTGATTTCATCACCGCACCGGAAATCAGCCAGGTCTTTGGCGAGCTTCTTGGCGGCTGGTGCGCAGTGTTGTGGGAAGCCATGGGGTCGCCACCGACCCTGCGCCTGATCGAAGCCGGGCCGGGCCGGGGCACCTTGATGCAGGACGCCCTTCGCGTCGCCTGTCGCAACCCCGGTTTTCAAAAGGCCCTGCGCCTGCACCTGGTCGAAACCAGCGCGGCCTTGCGCGACATTCAGGCGCGCGCCCTGGCAGCGTTTCAGCCGGTTTTTCACGACCATCTCGACGACGTGCCAGAAGGCCCGACCTTGCTGCTGGCAAATGAATTTTTTGATGCCCTGCCCATCCGCCAATATGAACGGACGGTCGACGGCTGGCGGGAACGACTGGTGACGGTTTTGCCGGTGACGGTTTCGCCGTCGCCGGGCGGTTTTTGTTTTACCCTTGCCGACACCGTGACCCTGCCGCAGCAAATTCCGGCTCAAATCCGCGATGCCCCGACAGGAAGCATCGTCGAGATTTCCCTACCCGCCCTTTCCCTCGCCCAAGGCCTTGGCGAACGCGTGCGCCGCTGCGGCGGCGCGGCCCTTGTCCTCGATTACGGACCCCCGGTTACAAAGTCTGGTGAAAGTTTTCAATCCGTTCGCGGCCATCGCTTCCACGACCCCTTTGCGAACCCCGGTGAAGCGGATTTAACCGCCCATGTCGATTTCCAATCCCTTGGCGAGGCGGCGCGCGCAAGCGGCGCGCGCGTGCCGGCTTGCTTGCCCCAGGGCGTCTTTCTCGAACGCCTTGGGATCGGCCCGCGCGCCGAACAGCTTGCGCAATCGGCAGACGCAACCACGGCGGCAGCAATCCATGCCGCCTGCCACCGCTTGATCGACCCTAAGGAAATGGGCACCCTCTTTCAGGTGCTGGTGATCGCCCATCCCGATCTGGTTGCCATTGCCGGTTTTGACGCAGCCTCAGATTCTGACGCAAAGGGATAG
- a CDS encoding polyphenol oxidase translates to MLTHPSFQGLARIAHGFFTREGGTSEGIYASLNCGPGSNDTPSHVAENRRRTMDRLGLPRDGLVTASQVHGTHVHFVTGPFNPARPIEADGLVTKTTGLAIGILTADCAPVLLADPDRGIVGAAHAGWRGAKTGVLEAVLAEMVGQGARLAHIQAVIGPCIGQQSYEVAPGFPDPFLAEDPDNARFFQGTPAGRFRFDLGAYVEARLRGAGVIKPTRIDADTYCEPARFFSYRRATHKGEPDYGRVLSAIAIQNGA, encoded by the coding sequence ATGCTGACCCATCCTTCTTTCCAAGGCTTGGCGCGAATTGCCCATGGCTTTTTCACCCGAGAAGGCGGGACCAGCGAGGGGATTTATGCGTCGTTAAATTGCGGCCCCGGATCAAACGACACGCCGTCCCATGTGGCCGAAAACCGCCGCCGCACGATGGACCGGCTTGGGCTGCCCAGGGACGGCCTGGTAACGGCAAGCCAGGTGCATGGCACCCATGTCCATTTCGTAACCGGGCCATTCAACCCGGCGAGGCCGATTGAGGCGGACGGCCTGGTGACAAAAACCACCGGGCTTGCCATCGGCATCCTGACGGCGGATTGCGCGCCCGTGCTTCTGGCAGACCCGGACCGGGGCATTGTCGGCGCTGCCCATGCCGGGTGGCGGGGGGCAAAAACAGGCGTGCTTGAAGCCGTCCTCGCCGAGATGGTTGGCCAGGGCGCAAGGCTGGCCCACATTCAGGCCGTCATCGGCCCTTGCATCGGCCAGCAATCCTATGAAGTCGCGCCCGGCTTTCCAGACCCGTTTCTGGCCGAAGACCCCGACAACGCGCGGTTCTTCCAGGGGACGCCTGCGGGCCGCTTTCGCTTTGACCTTGGTGCCTATGTCGAAGCCAGGCTTCGCGGCGCGGGCGTCATAAAACCGACCCGCATCGACGCCGACACCTATTGCGAACCCGCCCGCTTTTTTAGCTATCGCCGCGCGACCCACAAGGGCGAACCCGATTATGGGCGCGTTCTTTCCGCCATTGCGATCCAAAACGGGGCCTAG
- a CDS encoding phosphoribosylpyrophosphate synthetase — translation MKVLNCNANRPLAEAISAWLKLPLANAEIRRFADNEVFVEVHENVRGEDVFAIQPTSYPANDNLMELLVAIDALRRGSAKRITAVIPYFGYARQDRKTGPRTPISAKLVANLIGIAGANRVLTLDLHAAQIQGFFDIPVDNLFSAPVFTRDIRKEYNGKDLTIVSPDVGGVLRARAIARRIDADLAIIDKRRERAGISEVMNVIGTVKNKHCLLIDDIVDSAGTLCNAATALLKVGALSVSAYATHGVLSGEAAARVEASPLETLVITDSIQATEAVTNAKTIRQISIAPLLAEAMLRISEESSVSYLFD, via the coding sequence ATGAAAGTCCTTAATTGCAACGCCAATCGGCCACTTGCCGAAGCAATTTCGGCGTGGCTTAAACTGCCACTGGCCAATGCCGAAATTCGGCGTTTTGCCGACAATGAGGTTTTTGTCGAAGTTCACGAGAACGTTCGCGGCGAAGATGTTTTTGCCATTCAGCCGACGTCCTATCCGGCAAATGACAATTTGATGGAGCTTTTGGTTGCCATCGACGCCCTTCGCCGTGGCTCGGCCAAGCGGATCACCGCCGTCATTCCATATTTTGGGTATGCCCGTCAGGATCGCAAGACCGGGCCGCGCACGCCGATCTCGGCAAAGCTGGTCGCCAACCTCATCGGCATTGCCGGTGCAAACCGGGTGCTGACCCTTGACCTTCACGCGGCGCAGATCCAAGGGTTCTTCGACATTCCCGTCGACAATCTTTTTTCCGCACCGGTCTTTACCCGCGACATCCGCAAAGAATACAACGGCAAAGACCTGACCATCGTTTCACCGGATGTCGGCGGCGTCTTGCGCGCACGCGCCATTGCGCGCCGCATCGACGCCGACCTTGCCATCATCGACAAGCGGCGCGAACGGGCCGGCATTTCCGAAGTCATGAACGTCATCGGCACCGTCAAGAACAAGCATTGCCTTCTGATCGACGACATCGTTGATTCAGCCGGCACGCTCTGCAACGCCGCCACCGCCCTTCTAAAAGTGGGTGCCCTTTCGGTTTCCGCCTATGCCACCCATGGTGTACTTTCCGGCGAAGCAGCCGCGCGGGTCGAAGCGTCGCCCCTTGAAACCCTTGTGATTACCGACAGCATCCAGGCGACGGAAGCCGTCACCAATGCCAAGACGATCCGCCAGATATCCATTGCACCGCTGCTGGCCGAAGCCATGTTACGAATCAGTGAGGAGAGTTCCGTTTCCTACCTATTCGATTAG